In a single window of the Flavivirga spongiicola genome:
- a CDS encoding metallophosphoesterase, whose protein sequence is MNYRNKTFSKYIIMLLCVFCIKNSINAQEAYVPPKLSDSNSWSLILLPDPQSYMKFGRNQGIFELMTGWIEENISTLNIKMVLCTGDLVEQNELLVTDNINGNKPSRDQWIAISKAFDRLDGKVPYILAAGNHDFGYKNIENRKSNYNDYFPAHRNILNSELLREVTYNIDGIPTLENSAFEFVSPHNRKFLFLNLEFAPRDAVIEWAQSLASKKEYKNHTITVLTHSYLNAKNEHIEKENYPIKDGNYGKAIWEKLVKPSTNIQMVFSGHIGAPNNFKAHVGYRIDTNYAGKKVNQITFNAQALGGGWHGNGGNGWLRILEFLPDKKTVKMHTFSPFFAISPQTQEKSWSKEVFNDFSFYLD, encoded by the coding sequence ATGAATTATAGAAACAAGACCTTTTCAAAGTATATCATAATGCTATTATGCGTCTTTTGTATAAAAAACTCTATTAACGCCCAAGAAGCATATGTTCCGCCAAAACTTTCTGACTCTAATTCATGGTCTCTTATTTTATTGCCAGACCCACAATCTTACATGAAGTTTGGAAGAAATCAAGGGATATTTGAACTCATGACAGGATGGATAGAAGAAAATATTAGTACTCTAAATATAAAAATGGTACTATGCACGGGAGATTTGGTAGAGCAAAATGAACTATTGGTAACCGATAATATTAATGGTAATAAACCCAGTAGGGATCAGTGGATTGCAATATCAAAAGCTTTTGACAGATTAGATGGGAAAGTACCATATATCTTAGCCGCTGGCAATCATGATTTCGGTTATAAAAATATTGAGAATAGAAAGTCAAACTATAATGATTATTTCCCAGCTCACAGAAACATATTAAACTCAGAGCTTCTTAGAGAAGTGACTTATAATATTGATGGAATACCTACCTTAGAAAATTCGGCTTTTGAGTTTGTTTCTCCTCATAACCGTAAATTTCTTTTTTTGAATTTGGAATTTGCACCAAGAGATGCCGTTATTGAATGGGCTCAAAGCTTAGCGAGTAAAAAGGAATATAAAAACCATACAATTACAGTATTAACACATTCATATTTAAACGCTAAAAATGAGCATATTGAAAAAGAAAACTATCCTATTAAAGATGGTAACTATGGAAAAGCAATTTGGGAAAAATTAGTTAAGCCATCAACAAATATTCAGATGGTTTTTTCTGGGCATATTGGAGCTCCTAATAACTTTAAAGCACATGTTGGTTACAGAATCGATACAAATTACGCCGGTAAAAAAGTGAATCAAATAACATTTAATGCACAAGCACTAGGAGGTGGTTGGCACGGCAATGGCGGTAATGGTTGGCTTCGTATCCTTGAGTTTTTACCTGATAAAAAAACTGTAAAAATGCATACATTTTCCCCTTTCTTTGCAATTTCTCCACAAACTCAAGAAAAGTCATGGAGTAAAGAAGTGTTCAACGACTTTTCATTTTATTTGGATTAA
- the dnaK gene encoding molecular chaperone DnaK, producing MSKIIGIDLGTTNSCVSVMEGNEPVVIPNAEGKRTTPSVIAFVEGGEIKVGDPAKRQAVTNPTKTVYSIKRFMGNKYSESKKEAERVPYKVVKGDNDTPRVDIEGRLYTPQELSAMILQKMKKTAEDYLGTDVSEAVITVPAYFNDSQRQATKEAGEIAGLKVRRIINEPTAAALAYGMDKKGTDQKIVVFDFGGGTHDVSILELGDGVFEVLSTDGDTHLGGDDVDEKIINWLADEFNTEENMDLRKDPMSLQRLKEAAEKAKIELSSSAQTEINLPYITATASGPKHLVRTLTRSKFEQLIDDLVKRTIEPCQSALKAAGLSKSDIDEVILVGGSTRIPAVQEAVEKFFGKAPSKGVNPDEVVSLGAGIQGGVLTGDVKDVLLLDVTPLSLGIETMGNVFTKLIEANTTIPTKKSQIFSTAADNQPSVEIHVLQGERAMAADNKTIGRFHLSDIPPARRGTPQIEVTFDIDANGIIKVSATDKATNKSQDIRIEASSGLSEEEIEKMKADAEANAEADKVAAESAQKLNEADSMIFQTEKQLEEFGDKLSEDKKQPIVDALEELKKAYETKDLEVITPALDKINEAWKVASEEMYKAQAEAQGGAPGPDAGAGEQAQAEGSDVEDVDFEEVK from the coding sequence ATGAGTAAAATTATTGGAATCGATTTAGGAACAACCAACTCTTGCGTTTCTGTGATGGAAGGTAACGAACCTGTTGTTATCCCAAACGCAGAAGGTAAACGTACTACACCATCGGTCATAGCTTTTGTAGAAGGCGGTGAAATTAAAGTTGGTGATCCAGCAAAACGTCAAGCAGTTACTAACCCAACAAAAACAGTTTATTCTATTAAACGTTTTATGGGAAATAAATATTCTGAGTCTAAGAAAGAAGCAGAACGTGTACCATATAAAGTAGTAAAAGGTGATAATGACACACCTCGTGTAGATATTGAAGGTCGTTTATATACACCTCAAGAATTATCGGCAATGATTCTTCAAAAAATGAAGAAAACTGCTGAAGATTATTTAGGAACAGATGTAAGTGAAGCAGTAATTACTGTGCCAGCTTATTTTAACGATTCACAACGTCAGGCAACAAAAGAAGCAGGAGAGATTGCAGGTTTAAAAGTTCGTAGAATTATCAACGAACCTACAGCTGCAGCTTTAGCTTACGGAATGGATAAGAAAGGAACAGACCAAAAAATAGTTGTATTTGATTTTGGTGGAGGAACACATGATGTATCTATTTTAGAATTAGGTGATGGTGTTTTTGAAGTACTTTCTACAGATGGAGATACGCATTTAGGTGGTGATGATGTAGATGAAAAAATCATCAACTGGTTAGCAGATGAGTTTAATACTGAAGAAAATATGGATTTACGTAAAGACCCAATGTCTTTACAACGTTTAAAAGAAGCAGCTGAAAAAGCTAAGATTGAATTATCTTCTTCTGCACAAACTGAAATTAATTTACCATATATCACAGCAACTGCTAGTGGACCAAAACACTTAGTTCGTACACTTACAAGGTCTAAATTTGAGCAATTAATAGACGATTTAGTAAAACGTACTATAGAGCCTTGTCAGTCTGCTTTAAAAGCAGCAGGTTTATCAAAAAGTGATATTGATGAAGTTATTTTAGTAGGTGGTTCTACCCGTATCCCTGCGGTACAGGAAGCTGTTGAGAAATTCTTTGGAAAAGCACCAAGTAAAGGTGTAAACCCAGATGAGGTAGTATCATTAGGAGCTGGTATCCAAGGTGGTGTATTAACTGGAGATGTTAAGGATGTATTACTTTTAGACGTAACACCATTATCTCTTGGTATTGAAACTATGGGTAATGTATTTACAAAGCTTATTGAAGCAAATACAACGATCCCAACTAAAAAGTCTCAGATATTCTCTACTGCAGCAGATAATCAACCATCAGTTGAAATTCATGTATTGCAAGGAGAAAGAGCGATGGCTGCGGATAATAAAACGATTGGTCGTTTTCACTTAAGTGACATTCCTCCAGCAAGACGAGGAACACCTCAAATTGAAGTAACGTTTGATATTGATGCTAATGGTATCATTAAAGTATCAGCTACAGATAAAGCAACTAATAAATCACAAGATATTCGTATTGAAGCATCTTCTGGTTTAAGTGAAGAAGAAATCGAAAAGATGAAAGCAGATGCTGAAGCGAATGCTGAAGCAGATAAAGTAGCAGCAGAAAGCGCTCAAAAATTGAATGAAGCTGATTCTATGATTTTCCAAACGGAAAAACAATTAGAAGAGTTTGGTGATAAATTATCAGAAGATAAAAAACAGCCTATCGTTGATGCTTTAGAAGAATTGAAGAAAGCTTACGAAACTAAAGATTTAGAGGTAATTACACCTGCTTTAGATAAAATAAATGAAGCTTGGAAAGTAGCTTCTGAAGAAATGTACAAGGCACAAGCTGAAGCTCAAGGAGGAGCGCCAGGACCAGATGCAGGAGCTGGAGAACAGGCTCAAGCAGAAGGAAGTGACGTAGAAGACGTAGACTTCGAAGAAGTCAAGTAG
- a CDS encoding L-serine ammonia-lyase, which yields MECISVFDMLKIGIGPSSSHTLGPWRAAERWIKELKDTNTFDIVEKISVDLYGSLSLTGKGHATDYAVMLGLNGSDPEIIPTENIASIISEIKKTNILNFNNEKSIAFNVETDIVFNRKFLPFHSNGMTFTAIINGKKYQSTFYSIGGGFVIKEELNNSKKNFEIKCSFPYPIDKGTELLQFCETLKKPISEVVLENEKSIRSEKEIDLELKRIWNTMLECIYIGCHTEGNLPGGLNVRRRAFDMHQSLKGHTAYTNPVEWVYAIRDTEVKFRQILKWVSCFALAVNEVNASLGRVVTAPTNGSAGVIPAVLLYYLVIENHDANFEDIKRFLLVAGEIGSIFKKGATISAAMGGCQAEIGVSSAMASGALCELLGGTPEQVLIAAEIAMEHHLGLTCDPIGGLVQIPCIERNAMGAIKAINAAEMALDTDPKNVKVPLDKVVATMWETAKDMHTKYKETSEGGLAVGVNLTDC from the coding sequence ATGGAATGTATTTCTGTTTTTGACATGTTAAAAATTGGTATTGGACCATCGAGTTCGCATACCTTGGGGCCTTGGAGAGCTGCTGAAAGATGGATTAAAGAGTTAAAGGACACCAACACTTTTGATATCGTTGAAAAAATATCTGTAGATTTATATGGTTCCTTATCATTAACAGGAAAAGGCCATGCAACAGATTATGCTGTCATGCTTGGATTAAATGGTTCTGATCCTGAAATCATTCCTACGGAAAACATTGCTTCTATTATTTCTGAAATAAAAAAAACTAACATATTAAACTTTAACAATGAAAAGTCTATAGCTTTTAATGTAGAAACAGACATTGTGTTCAATAGAAAATTTTTACCATTTCACTCTAATGGAATGACTTTTACTGCAATTATTAATGGTAAAAAATATCAATCAACATTCTACTCTATTGGAGGGGGATTTGTTATTAAAGAAGAACTCAATAATTCAAAAAAGAATTTCGAAATTAAATGCTCATTCCCTTACCCTATTGATAAAGGCACAGAGCTTTTACAGTTTTGTGAAACTTTAAAGAAACCTATCTCTGAAGTTGTTTTAGAGAATGAAAAATCGATTCGTTCAGAAAAAGAAATAGATCTGGAGCTAAAACGCATTTGGAACACCATGCTTGAATGTATATATATTGGCTGCCATACAGAAGGTAATCTTCCTGGAGGGTTGAATGTAAGACGCCGTGCTTTTGATATGCACCAAAGCTTAAAAGGACATACTGCTTACACAAACCCTGTTGAATGGGTTTATGCCATAAGAGATACCGAAGTTAAATTTCGACAGATTTTAAAATGGGTGAGCTGTTTTGCGCTTGCTGTAAATGAAGTCAATGCTTCTTTAGGAAGAGTCGTTACAGCTCCCACTAACGGAAGTGCTGGAGTCATTCCTGCTGTTTTATTATATTATTTAGTGATTGAAAATCATGACGCCAATTTTGAAGATATAAAACGTTTTTTATTAGTGGCTGGCGAAATTGGTAGTATCTTTAAAAAAGGCGCAACCATTAGTGCTGCCATGGGAGGCTGCCAAGCGGAAATTGGTGTATCATCAGCTATGGCTTCCGGTGCACTTTGTGAACTTTTAGGAGGCACTCCGGAACAAGTATTAATTGCTGCAGAAATAGCTATGGAACATCATTTAGGGTTAACATGCGACCCCATTGGTGGATTGGTACAAATACCATGTATTGAGCGTAATGCTATGGGGGCCATTAAAGCTATAAATGCTGCTGAAATGGCATTAGATACAGATCCTAAAAATGTAAAAGTACCACTGGATAAAGTCGTTGCTACCATGTGGGAAACGGCCAAAGATATGCATACAAAATATAAAGAAACTTCTGAAGGTGGTTTAGCTGTTGGGGTTAATCTAACAGATTGTTAG
- a CDS encoding DUF2911 domain-containing protein — translation MKIKSFTICVMIFTLFVVSNTAMSQVKSPKGNTEIVIEGVEISVDYSRPYKKGRDIFGGLVPYNKYWRTGANLATEISFSKDVKFGGKEIKSGRYRLYTIPGKTKWIVKLNSELGKKGFYEPNYDLDVLEVSATPKAMKQELEQFTIILKKHKKGAKLIMKWDMTKVVVPITLK, via the coding sequence ATGAAAATCAAAAGTTTTACTATTTGTGTAATGATTTTTACACTTTTTGTTGTTTCAAATACAGCTATGTCACAAGTAAAAAGCCCCAAGGGAAATACGGAGATTGTGATCGAAGGCGTAGAAATTTCAGTAGATTATTCAAGGCCATATAAAAAAGGGAGAGACATTTTTGGAGGATTAGTGCCATATAATAAATATTGGCGTACAGGCGCGAATTTAGCAACAGAAATATCGTTTTCTAAAGATGTTAAATTTGGAGGAAAAGAAATTAAATCTGGTCGTTATAGGTTGTATACTATACCAGGAAAAACGAAATGGATTGTCAAACTTAATAGTGAACTGGGAAAGAAAGGTTTTTATGAACCAAATTATGATCTAGATGTATTAGAGGTTTCTGCAACTCCAAAAGCAATGAAGCAAGAGTTAGAACAATTTACAATTATCTTAAAAAAACACAAAAAAGGAGCAAAGTTAATTATGAAATGGGATATGACTAAAGTTGTAGTTCCTATAACATTAAAATAG
- a CDS encoding nuclear transport factor 2 family protein: protein MARTIFYLFVLITSTIYAQNDEQAQVKSAVDTFFEGFHKGDTTLMKSVMMDKILLQTAYKNKEGKDILVTDNPEKLINAIANRPDDQKWDERLLDYSIQVDGNMANAWTPYEFWFNGAFSHCGVNSFQFFKDGDQWKIIYLIDTRRKANCK from the coding sequence ATGGCTCGAACAATATTCTATTTATTCGTTTTAATTACTTCAACTATATATGCTCAAAACGATGAGCAAGCTCAAGTAAAATCAGCTGTAGACACTTTTTTTGAAGGATTTCATAAAGGAGATACAACACTTATGAAGTCTGTTATGATGGATAAAATACTTCTGCAAACAGCTTATAAAAATAAAGAAGGAAAAGATATTTTGGTTACTGATAACCCTGAAAAACTTATCAATGCGATTGCAAATAGACCAGATGACCAAAAATGGGATGAACGTTTATTGGATTATAGCATTCAGGTAGATGGTAATATGGCAAATGCCTGGACACCATATGAATTTTGGTTTAATGGTGCATTTAGCCACTGCGGTGTTAACTCGTTTCAGTTTTTTAAAGATGGTGATCAATGGAAAATTATCTATTTAATTGATACCAGAAGGAAAGCGAACTGTAAATAA
- the panB gene encoding 3-methyl-2-oxobutanoate hydroxymethyltransferase encodes MSVAKKEYKRITVKSLVDMKANGEKISMLTAYDYTMAKIVDGAGIDVILVGDSASNVMAGHETTLPITLDQMIYHASSVIRAIYRALVVVDLPFGSYQSDPKEALRSAIRIMKESGAHSVKLEGGKEIKDSIKRILNAGIPVMGHLGLTPQSIYKFGTYTVRAKEEQEAQQLINDAKMLERIGCFAIVLEKIPAKLAKQVAESVSIPIIGIGAGNGVDGQVLVLHDMLGMTHEFNPRFLRRYMNLYEDMTNAISQYVGDVKSLDFPSDGEQY; translated from the coding sequence ATGTCTGTAGCTAAAAAAGAGTATAAACGTATCACAGTTAAATCATTGGTTGACATGAAAGCTAATGGTGAAAAAATATCGATGTTAACCGCTTACGATTATACAATGGCAAAAATTGTTGATGGTGCTGGTATCGATGTTATACTTGTTGGTGATTCTGCAAGTAACGTTATGGCTGGACATGAAACTACATTACCTATTACTTTAGATCAAATGATTTATCATGCATCTTCTGTAATTCGTGCCATATACCGCGCTTTAGTGGTTGTTGATTTACCATTTGGCAGCTACCAAAGTGACCCAAAAGAGGCACTACGATCTGCTATTAGAATTATGAAGGAAAGTGGCGCCCATTCAGTTAAACTAGAAGGTGGCAAAGAAATAAAAGACTCTATTAAGCGTATATTAAATGCTGGTATTCCTGTCATGGGACATTTAGGATTAACACCTCAATCCATATATAAATTTGGAACATATACAGTAAGAGCCAAAGAAGAACAAGAAGCTCAGCAACTTATTAATGATGCAAAAATGCTGGAACGCATTGGTTGTTTTGCTATTGTTCTTGAAAAAATTCCTGCTAAACTAGCAAAACAAGTAGCCGAAAGTGTAAGTATTCCTATTATAGGCATTGGAGCAGGAAACGGTGTTGATGGACAAGTACTGGTATTGCATGATATGCTGGGAATGACTCACGAATTCAATCCTCGTTTCTTACGTCGTTATATGAATTTATATGAAGATATGACCAATGCCATCTCCCAATATGTTGGTGATGTAAAAAGCCTTGATTTTCCAAGTGATGGGGAACAATATTAG
- a CDS encoding four helix bundle protein, translating into MHRFKDLEIWKRSRSFCSEIYSITSKFPESEKFGLTNQLRRASVSIPSNIAEGSSRQSNKDFARFLQITLGSAYEIETQLLIASDLGFINNEELKELSKNLESIIKMTSKFKSTLK; encoded by the coding sequence ATGCATAGGTTTAAAGACTTAGAAATTTGGAAAAGAAGTAGGTCTTTTTGTTCTGAAATATATTCTATTACCTCAAAGTTTCCTGAATCTGAAAAATTTGGTCTAACAAACCAATTAAGAAGAGCATCTGTTTCTATACCTTCCAATATAGCTGAAGGTTCTTCAAGACAATCGAATAAAGATTTTGCTCGGTTCTTACAAATAACTTTAGGTTCTGCATACGAAATTGAGACACAGTTATTAATAGCATCAGATTTAGGTTTTATAAATAATGAAGAATTAAAAGAACTTTCTAAAAACTTAGAATCCATTATAAAAATGACTTCTAAATTTAAATCTACTCTAAAATAA
- a CDS encoding RluA family pseudouridine synthase: MSKILSNKSNLLILYEDNHIIIINKRAGDIVQGDKTGDKPLSDVVKEYIKDKYNKPGNVYLGVVHRLDRPTTGLVIFAKTSKVLPRLNKLFLSKDIKKTYWAIVKNAPPKPEDTLINWLKKNPKNNKSTAYIKEVKDSKKAILHYELLKKLDNYYLLEINLETGRHHQIRSQLANIGCPIKGDLKYGFDRSNKDAGIHLHARYIEFIHPVKKELINISAPPPKDAIWDACFP, encoded by the coding sequence ATGTCTAAAATTTTATCTAACAAGTCTAACCTTCTAATTCTTTACGAAGACAATCATATTATTATCATTAACAAACGCGCTGGGGATATTGTACAAGGTGATAAAACAGGTGATAAACCATTAAGTGATGTCGTAAAAGAATATATTAAAGACAAGTATAACAAACCTGGAAATGTCTATTTAGGAGTTGTGCATCGTTTAGACAGGCCTACAACAGGTCTTGTCATTTTTGCAAAAACAAGTAAAGTATTACCCAGACTTAATAAATTATTTCTTTCAAAGGACATAAAAAAAACATACTGGGCTATTGTAAAAAATGCTCCTCCTAAACCTGAAGATACTTTAATAAATTGGCTGAAAAAAAATCCAAAAAACAATAAATCTACTGCGTACATAAAAGAGGTAAAAGACAGCAAAAAAGCTATTCTTCACTATGAATTATTAAAGAAGTTAGACAACTATTATTTACTTGAAATTAATTTGGAAACAGGCAGACACCATCAAATACGGTCTCAATTAGCAAACATCGGATGTCCAATTAAAGGGGATCTAAAATATGGTTTTGATAGAAGCAATAAAGACGCCGGTATCCATTTACATGCTAGATATATTGAGTTTATTCATCCCGTTAAAAAAGAACTAATAAACATTTCAGCACCACCTCCAAAAGATGCCATTTGGGATGCTTGTTTCCCATAA